Proteins co-encoded in one Arachis hypogaea cultivar Tifrunner chromosome 11, arahy.Tifrunner.gnm2.J5K5, whole genome shotgun sequence genomic window:
- the LOC112723326 gene encoding bifunctional purple acid phosphatase 26, whose translation MLLHFFLASFVFLSSVKDGSARITSSFVRSEYPSKDIPLDHEAFAVPKGYNAPQQVHITQGDYDGKAVIISWVTTDEPGSCKVQYGTSENKLHDSADGSFTNYTFYQYKSGFIHQCLIEDLEYDTKYYYRIGSGDSSRDFWFKTPPKVGPDAPYKFGIIGDLGQTFNSLSTLDHYIESGAETVLFVGDLSYADRYQYNDVGQRWDTWGRFVEKSTAYQPWIWSAGNHEIDYMPYMGEVVPFRNFLNRFPTPYLASKSSSPLWYAIRRASAHIIVISSYSPFVKYTPQWTWLKDELNRVDREKTPWLIVLMHVPLYNSNEAHYMEGESMRAAFESWFIDHKVDVIFAGHVHAYERSYRYSNVDYNITSGHRYPVPDKSAPIYITVGDGGNQEGLASRFTEPQPQYSAFREASYGHSTLEIMNRTHAVYHWNRNDDGKKVKTDSFVLHNQYWGSHRRRKLNKHLLVRLFDADTITTI comes from the exons ATGTTGCTTCATTTTTTCCTAGCTTCCTTTGTGTTCCTCAGCTCTGTCAAAGATGGGAGTGCCAGGATCACAAGCTCTTTCGTTCGCTCAGAGTATCCATCCAAGGACATCCCCCTCGACCATGAAGCATTTGCAGTTCCAAAGGGTTACAATGCACCTCAACAA GTACATATCACCCAAGGTGACTATGATGGAAAAGCAGTGATCATCTCCTGGGTGACAACTGATGAACCAGGATCCTGCAAAGTGCAATATGGAACATCAGAGAATAAACTTCATGATTCTGCAGATGGCTCATTTACAAACTACACTTTCTATCAATACAAGTCTGGTTTCATTCATCAGTGCCTTATTGAAGATCTTGAG TATGACACTAAATACTATTACAGAATAGGAAGTGGTGATTCTTCTCGAGATTTTTGGTTCAAAACACCTCCCAAAGTTGGGCCAGATGCTCCCTACAAATTTGGAATCATTG GTGATTTGGGCCAGACATTTAATTCGCTTTCCACACTTGATCACTACATTGAGAGCGGAGCCGAGACTGTGCTGTTTGTTGGGGATCTTTCTTATGCTGATAGGTATCAGTACAATGATGTTGGTCAGCGGTGGGATACATGGGGCCGGTTTGTTGAAAAAAGTACAGCATATCAACCATGGATTTGGTCTGCTGGAAATCATGAAATAGATTACATGCCCTATATG GGAGAAGTTGTTCCTTTCAGGAATTTTCTTAACCGATTTCCTACTCCTTATTTGGCCTCCAAAAGCAGCAGCCCCCTCTGGTATGCAATCCGGCGTGCATCTGCTCATATTATTGTGATATCCAGCTACTCACCTTTTG TGAAGTACACACCTCAGTGGACTTGGCTCAAAGATGAGCTCAATCGAGTTGATAGGGAGAAGACACCTTGGCTCATTGTTCTAATGCATGTGCCACTCTACAACAGTAATGAAGCGCATTACATGGAGGGTGAAAGCATGCGAGCAGCTTTCGAGAGCTGGTTCATCGATCATAAAGTTGATGTGATCTTTGCTGGTCATGTTCATGCTTATGAAAGATCA TATCGTTACTCCAATGTTGACTACAACATCACCAGCGGTCACCGGTATCCCGTACCGGACAAATCAGCACCTATTTACATAACAGTTGGAGATGGAGGAAATCAAGAAGGTCTTGCTTCAAG GTTTACGGAACCACAGCCTCAATACTCTGCGTTTCGAGAAGCCAGCTATGGACACTCCACTTTGGAAATAATGAATAGGACCCATGCTGTCTACCACTGGAATCGCAATGATGATGGCAAGAAAGTCAAAACTGACTCATTCGTGTTGCATAACCAGTATTG GGGAAGTCATAGGCGAAGAAAGCTGAACAAGCATCTTCTAGtgaggctatttgatgcagaTACAATTACCACCATCTAA